A single Acropora palmata chromosome 5, jaAcrPala1.3, whole genome shotgun sequence DNA region contains:
- the LOC141880644 gene encoding uncharacterized protein LOC141880644 isoform X1, whose amino-acid sequence MSASRTQVLPLQEASVRKGLNSSTRISPGRRRLRMTVMIIMCVVATTGLVILTTFDIIKASENAERMKSLQTGVQLSIKIADLVHRLQIERGTRILYVSSGGDASVWAKVLEVQNITDKHINILDSWPQQLARDQFASTDNFMELVNNHRTSHSAWNSSIEAEIKFYSMLIADLFQMSFENVRMTEADFPTEFIAYEMLQVGKERAGVERALGGTYFSRGHFNRTSDLLWFAEQSFIGKEKLALSMKLMPEMRGLYNSALEARNRALEAQVEEKRQTILENKKRNASAETGITWFQLMTDYIDTMLVVQQKTADRILDKLDAVVTESTKDWILKVSVIGFVVLLLPSFVYSVYTIQCIAAKLQQTTKDLNEEKERADTLLYQMLPHQVAEQLKSGKSVTAEQFESVTVFFSDIVNFTEICASISPMEVTQMLNKLYGLFDSNLDRYDVYKVETIGDAYMVVSGLPRRNGYNHVTEIAMMALHLVEQMESLRSGTGGENELCVRIGIHTGPCAAGVVGMKMPRYCLFGDTVNTASRMQTTGMPQKIHVSQDTKDMLLFLGGYALAFRGLVDVKGKGTMETYWLQGYKDHYSETEISINH is encoded by the exons ATGTCAGCTAGCAGGACACAAGTTCTGCCACTCCAAGAAGCATCCGTTCGGAAGGGCTTAAACTCGTCCACAAGGATAAGTCCGGGCAGAAGGCGACTACGCATGACAGTGATGATTATTATGTGTGTGGTTGCCACTACTGGTTTAGTGATTCTAACCACTTTCGACATCATCAAAGCGAGTGAAAACGCCGAACGAATGAAAAGTCTGCAGACGGGTGTTCAACTCAGCATTAAAATTGCTGATCTTGTTCACCGACTGCAGATTGAACGCGGTACCAGAATTCTTTATGTGAGCTCTGGGGGCGACGCAAGCGTTTGGGCAAAGGTTCTTGAGGTGCAAAACATAACTGACAAGCACATCAATATTCTCGACAGTTGGCCACAGCAGCTGGCTCGTGACCAATTCGCGAGTACAGATAATTTCATGGAGCTGGTGAATAATCATCGTACATCGCACAGTGCTTGGAACAGCTCGATCGAAGCCGAGATCAAGTTTTATTCAATGCTTATTGCAGACCTTTTCCAGAtgtcttttgaaaatgttcgaATGACCGAAGCGGATTTTCCAACGGAATTTATTGCTTATGAGATGCTCCAGGTTGGAAAAGAAAGAGCGGGCGTCGAGAGGGCGCTTGGAGGAACGTATTTCAGTCGCGGACATTTCAACAGAACATCAGACCTGCTTTGGTTTGCGGAGCAAAGTTTCATTGGCAAGGAGAAACTGGCGTTAAGCATGAAACTGATGCCAGAGATGAGAGGACTATACAACAGTGCTTTGGAGGCCAGGAATAGAGCATTGGAGGCGCAAGTCgaggaaaaaagacaaactatccttgaaaataaaaagcgAAACGCTTCCGCTGAAACTGGGATCACTTGGTTCCAGTTAATGACCGATTATATCGACACAATGCTTGTAGTTCAACAAAAAACTGCGGATCGAATACTGGATAAATTGGACGCTGTTGTCACCGAAAGCACAAAGGATTGGATTCTCAAAGTGAGTGTCATTGGATTCGTTGTGTTACTTTTGCCTTCGTTTGTATACAGTGTCTACACAATCCAATGTATTGCTGCGAAATTACAACAGACTACAAAAGATCTCAacgaagagaaagaaagagcTGACACTCTCCTCTATCAAATGCTTCCTCATCAAGTTGCAGAACAATTAAAGAGCGGCAAAAGCGTGACAGCCGAACAGTTTGAAAGCGTGACAGTCTTCTTCAGTGACATTGTAAACTTCACTGAAATTTGCGCCAGTATCTCTCCGATGGAAGTCACGCAGATGCTGAACAAGCTCTACGGATTATTTGACAGTAACCTTGATCGATATGACGTTTATAAAGTAGAGACGATTGGTGATGCCTACATGGTGGTATCGGGGCTTCCAAGGAGAAACGGATATAATCATGTGACAGAAATAGCCATGATGGCGCTGCACTTGGTCGAACAGATGGAAAGCTTGCGTTCTGGGACAGGAGGAGAGAATGAACTTTGCGTGAGAATCGGAATTCATACTG GTCCTTGCGCGGCCGGCGTTGTGGGAATGAAGATGCCTCGTTATTGCTTGTTTGGGGACACTGTCAATACTGCTTCTCGGATGCAGACGACAGGAATGC CCCAAAAAATTCATGTCAGCCAAGACACAAAAGATATGCTGCTATTTCTTGGTGGATATGCTTTGGCATTTAGAGGTCTCGTTGACGTTAAG GGAAAGGGTACAATGGAAACATATTGGCTTCAGGGCTACAAGGACCACTACAGCGAAACAGAGATATCCATTAATCATTGA
- the LOC141880644 gene encoding uncharacterized protein LOC141880644 isoform X2 codes for MSASRTQVLPLQEASVRKGLNSSTRISPGRRRLRMTVMIIMCVVATTGLVILTTFDIIKASENAERMKSLQTGVQLSIKIADLVHRLQIERGTRILYVSSGGDASVWAKVLEVQNITDKHINILDSWPQQLARDQFASTDNFMELVNNHRTSHSAWNSSIEAEIKFYSMLIADLFQMSFENVRMTEADFPTEFIAYEMLQVGKERAGVERALGGTYFSRGHFNRTSDLLWFAEQSFIGKEKLALSMKLMPEMRGLYNSALEARNRALEAQVEEKRQTILENKKRNASAETGITWFQLMTDYIDTMLVVQQKTADRILDKLDAVVTESTKDWILKVSVIGFVVLLLPSFVYSVYTIQCIAAKLQQTTKDLNEEKERADTLLYQMLPHQVAEQLKSGKSVTAEQFESVTVFFSDIVNFTEICASISPMEVTQMLNKLYGLFDSNLDRYDVYKVETIGDAYMVVSGLPRRNGYNHVTEIAMMALHLVEQMESLRSGTGGENELCVRIGIHTGPCAAGVVGMKMPRYCLFGDTVNTASRMQTTGMRKGYNGNILASGLQGPLQRNRDIH; via the exons ATGTCAGCTAGCAGGACACAAGTTCTGCCACTCCAAGAAGCATCCGTTCGGAAGGGCTTAAACTCGTCCACAAGGATAAGTCCGGGCAGAAGGCGACTACGCATGACAGTGATGATTATTATGTGTGTGGTTGCCACTACTGGTTTAGTGATTCTAACCACTTTCGACATCATCAAAGCGAGTGAAAACGCCGAACGAATGAAAAGTCTGCAGACGGGTGTTCAACTCAGCATTAAAATTGCTGATCTTGTTCACCGACTGCAGATTGAACGCGGTACCAGAATTCTTTATGTGAGCTCTGGGGGCGACGCAAGCGTTTGGGCAAAGGTTCTTGAGGTGCAAAACATAACTGACAAGCACATCAATATTCTCGACAGTTGGCCACAGCAGCTGGCTCGTGACCAATTCGCGAGTACAGATAATTTCATGGAGCTGGTGAATAATCATCGTACATCGCACAGTGCTTGGAACAGCTCGATCGAAGCCGAGATCAAGTTTTATTCAATGCTTATTGCAGACCTTTTCCAGAtgtcttttgaaaatgttcgaATGACCGAAGCGGATTTTCCAACGGAATTTATTGCTTATGAGATGCTCCAGGTTGGAAAAGAAAGAGCGGGCGTCGAGAGGGCGCTTGGAGGAACGTATTTCAGTCGCGGACATTTCAACAGAACATCAGACCTGCTTTGGTTTGCGGAGCAAAGTTTCATTGGCAAGGAGAAACTGGCGTTAAGCATGAAACTGATGCCAGAGATGAGAGGACTATACAACAGTGCTTTGGAGGCCAGGAATAGAGCATTGGAGGCGCAAGTCgaggaaaaaagacaaactatccttgaaaataaaaagcgAAACGCTTCCGCTGAAACTGGGATCACTTGGTTCCAGTTAATGACCGATTATATCGACACAATGCTTGTAGTTCAACAAAAAACTGCGGATCGAATACTGGATAAATTGGACGCTGTTGTCACCGAAAGCACAAAGGATTGGATTCTCAAAGTGAGTGTCATTGGATTCGTTGTGTTACTTTTGCCTTCGTTTGTATACAGTGTCTACACAATCCAATGTATTGCTGCGAAATTACAACAGACTACAAAAGATCTCAacgaagagaaagaaagagcTGACACTCTCCTCTATCAAATGCTTCCTCATCAAGTTGCAGAACAATTAAAGAGCGGCAAAAGCGTGACAGCCGAACAGTTTGAAAGCGTGACAGTCTTCTTCAGTGACATTGTAAACTTCACTGAAATTTGCGCCAGTATCTCTCCGATGGAAGTCACGCAGATGCTGAACAAGCTCTACGGATTATTTGACAGTAACCTTGATCGATATGACGTTTATAAAGTAGAGACGATTGGTGATGCCTACATGGTGGTATCGGGGCTTCCAAGGAGAAACGGATATAATCATGTGACAGAAATAGCCATGATGGCGCTGCACTTGGTCGAACAGATGGAAAGCTTGCGTTCTGGGACAGGAGGAGAGAATGAACTTTGCGTGAGAATCGGAATTCATACTG GTCCTTGCGCGGCCGGCGTTGTGGGAATGAAGATGCCTCGTTATTGCTTGTTTGGGGACACTGTCAATACTGCTTCTCGGATGCAGACGACAGGAATGC GGAAAGGGTACAATGGAAACATATTGGCTTCAGGGCTACAAGGACCACTACAGCGAAACAGAGATATCCATTAA
- the LOC141880653 gene encoding uncharacterized protein LOC141880653, producing the protein MFRLTLAVAFLFIASLEARKVTEAYLHHGKIVKITKEVDDETENVEKRNAMPCVPGCPATCAPACTPSCCAPPPPPPPPPPPCPPPCPMPGPPGPPGCMGPPGSPGCLGPPGLPGCMGPMGPMGPMGSPGCPGLPAPPPPPCPPVCIHYCMRICPQQCCTPPPPPVFLPPPPPPMPVCAPSCAPTCCPTGKK; encoded by the exons ATGTTTCGATTAACCCTTGCCGTCGCTTTCCTGTTTATTGCTTCGTTGGAAGCAAGAAAAG TGACAGAAGCATACCTACACCATGGAAAAATTGTCAAGATAACAAAAGAAGTGGACGATGAGACAG AGAACGTTGAGAAGCGTAATGCAATGCCATGTGTTCCTGGGTGTCCGGCCACATGTGCTCCAGCCTGCACACCATCATGCTGTGCCCCACCCCCTCCACCCCCACCACCACCACCCCCATGCCCTCCACCCTGCCCCATGCCAGGACCTCCCGGTCCACCAGGGTGTATGGGACCTCCTGGAAGCCCAGGCTGCCTTGGACCACCCGGTCTTCCTGGATGTATGGGACCTATGGGGCCTATGGGACCAATGGGATCCCCCGGGTGCCCTGGTCTCCCAGCACCTCCTCCTCCACCCTGCCCACCGGTGTGTATTCACTACTGTATGAGAATCTGTCCACAACAATGTTGCACACCACCCCCTCCTCCTGTCTTCCTTCCTCCTCCTCCCCCTCCAATGCCAGTTTGTGCTCCGTCATGTGCACCAACATGTTGTCCCACGGGAAAGAAATAA
- the LOC141880655 gene encoding uncharacterized protein LOC141880655: MDLRLLLASCLVAIAYSKSLDQKEKREASPCGYGCPSMCAPACEPTCCAPPPPPPPPPCPVPVPVPCPQPGPPGQPGCMGPPGLPGCRGFPGAPGCMGPMGPMGPPGAPGCPGLPAPPPPPCPPICIQHCIRICPQPCCSPPPPPVCCPPPPPPMPIPMPVCAPSCAPACCKSKVN; encoded by the exons ATGGATTTAAGACTCTTGCTTGCATCGTGTCTTGTAGCCATAGCATACAGCAAGTCTTTAG aTCAAAAAGAAAAGCGAGAGGCTAGTCCTTGTGGTTATGGTTGTCCAAGCATGTGCGCACCAGCTTGTGAACCAACGTGCTGCGCTCCACCTCCACCCCCACCGCCACCACCTTGCCCCGTACCAGTACCGGTACCCTGCCCACAGCCGGGGCCCCCCGGACAACCCGGATGCATGGGACCACCCGGGCTCCCCGGATGTCGCGGATTCCCCGGCGCACCAGGATGTATGGGACCTATGGGACCGATGGGACCTCCTGGAGCACCGGGATGCCCTGGTCTTCCagctcctcctcctcctccctGTCCGCCGATCTGTATTCAACACTGTATAAGGATCTGTCCTCAGCCTTGCTGTTCTCCACCACCTCCCCCTGTGTGTTGCCCTCCCCCGCCACCTCCCATGCCAATTCCCATGCCTGTGTGTGCTCCCTCATGCGCACCAGCTTGTTGTAAATCAAAAGTGAATTAA